CTTCATAAGATCCTCACCCTTCTACAAAAATATAGGTGAATGAGCTAAAATTACAAGGCAATAAAGCATTGGAGGTCGGGGACTTTGAGGAAGCCATTCAGAAGTACACAGATGCCATAGCCTTGGATCCTAACAACCATGTCCTGTACAGTAACCGTTCAGCAGCACTGACTAAAGCCACTCGCTACCTGGAGGCTCTTGGTGATGCAGACAAGACATTGGAAATCAAACCAGACTGGTTCAAAGTAAGTGCAGCACATGTGTGGTCATTGGCTTTCAAACATGAATCTTTTAGTTATTAATCAAACTGACTTGGGCTGGTTTTTTccttccatttttttttttattttccttttcttgAATTTTTTCTACAGAGCTACATCTCAGTTTTCTTCAATTTCTGACAGTTTGAAAAGGGTATACTTGATTTTGTTATCAGggaataaatttgatattttctagATCTCTGATAATTTTCTATTGATATTCAATGATTCTGGAATCATAACTTGCATGATgatatttttacatacattGCCATTGGACCCTGTTAGCTCTTTTTTTCTGACTAGGTAAACTTTTATTACTATTGTACGGTAAGAAACAGGCGCAAAGAAAAAACCTTTGATCTTAGCTTCAAATTAAGTTAAGATGTTTTTCCTTTGTAATGTTGATAATTGTAGCTATATTTGATATACAACTTAAAATGAATCTAAGTAGATAATTTTCAATTCAACTTTCTAAATTTAAACTTTCTGTCTATGATCTTTTTATAATGTGATTCATTGTAGGGTTACTCACGAAAAGGAGCAGCCTTGAGATACCTGAACCGCTACCAGGAGGCAGTCGAGGTCTATGAAGAAGGACTAAAGGTTGTCCCTGATAATCAACAGTTGAAAGATGACATGAAGGAAGCTAAGACCCATCTCACAGGCAagttttacaatgtatatttaatattacTGGCTGATGTTAGATAAGCTGCTCACTACTCTCAATGAAAACCTTCCTGGCAAATCAAATGTAAACACTGAGGTGAcaaattattgttataagaGACTACTTCTAAGTACTGGTACAGAGGCATCTCAAAGTAACTTGGTAGGAAGTATCCCTGTGCCAAGTTTCCGAAGGCCAGGGTGGTAATTGGGGTATTCTATAGGAATAACAGTGTTCATATGTCTTATGTCCATATCGATGTCAGCACTTCATTTTTGCAGATTTTTCCCAAAATCAAGGAGgtaaaaattctaaaatttgTCATGGTGGTACACTGTGATATGCAAATATGCAATAAGGGGTTTAAAAAGTTATTGaattcaaggtcaaggtcaaggttgctGTTACTTGAAGTAGGAATATGCTGTCGAAATGCGTTGTATCAGGCCCTTACTGACAGCCAATCTATTGAACTTCATATGATTATACAATCATAAACTCAGTAACTAATGTAATGAAGATGTGCAATAGGAGTTTGAAAAGTTCCTATGGTCAAGGTTGCTGTTAGCCTGTTATGTTAAATAGAACTGGGATTTCTCTCTCTCAGATGGACCACTAGGGTCAGTAGATGTAGGAGTTGATTAGATTTGGATGGTCATCTTTCAAGGAAAAGTGTCAAAGTTCAAGATTGAATACTTCTGAAATACAATGTTTGGACAAGGGATTCATGAAATATCTTGTGCACAATTTACGTCACCAAAGTATTGCAGTATAAAAAGActgtataacaaatattgctATAATTCAGAGTATATAAGTAGTAATTAAATATCAAAGTTATACTCAGGTTACCACAGGTTCAGGTTTTGATACAGAATGTAGTttgaaactttgaaattttgtaAATAATGGGTTTGGCCAATGGCTATTCTGGTTGTTAAGATGGTGTAAAAGTTTGTGATTTTTCTACAGGTCCAGCTGGTAGTCAGCCCATTGGTAACCCTTTCTCTGGACCAGATGTAATGGCCAAGTTGGAGGCAAACCCGAAAACAAGGGAGTACCTGAAACAACCTGACTACAAAATGATGATAGAACTTCTAAGGCAAAACCCAAACAGCCTTCAGTATGTTGCTTTTGTTCCTAAATAATGGCAGAAGTGAAATTTGTATATGCCTGCCTAATTATTCAATGAAAGTTCATGAAACTTAAGTCAGTACACCAACCTCTACAAACCAATCGAAGGTCAAGAATCCTAACATGATAGTGGAAAATTAGCTTGTCAATGTATCCCTGACTAAGGTTTCAATTGAATTTCCTGAAGCTTCCTGTAATTAATTCCAACATTTATCTTTGGAGATTGATTGAATGGTATATATGTCACATCAACAGAGATTTAACATCATGATGGAATTGCtgttttaaacaagaaatatctttaaaaaagaaaaacggcatagttttaatgctggtggttataatgtaaaagtgctggtgaaataaattaacgaactaattaataaatgcgcagtttcagcacggacaacaaaattatatcagtttgaatcattttcggtgataataagactgcatttaaATCAGgattatgattttattaatgtgtcatttgaatagatacatccacttattcagcttgcattcaatcttaattttgtgtcgtctttaactgcatatctgcattttgcatttaccgctacattaaccaatcacatacttcatcttgaccagtaacgccacctttcgcgtcatatccggggtcaaaagaaaattatatggctatgccgaaaaaaaataAGAGTTGTAAAACTCACTCTGTATTTCTCATTTAATACCATAACCTgcaatgtttgtttggacattaCACATGACAACTGTCCTTAATCAAAGACCCAATGTGTATTTCGTGTACCATAATCTAGTTTATGCTTCATTGTTCCTGTTTTCAGAAATTTCCAAGATCCACGCATAATAACAACATTGGGAGTTTTGATGGGATTTGATTTGGAAGCCAAGATGGGAGATATGGACACCTCTGACGATGCTGAACACGACCCTAAATCCAGTGCTAGTCCTCAAAGTCCTCAACAAATGGAAACCAATGCTAGCCCTCCGAGTAACAAATCAAAAAGCTCAGAACAATCTAGTGCTGACAGTTCTGTCACTCAGGTAGACCTAACACTATAATGTATCCATGCTATGTATACTGGtgggagtgggggggggggcaatGGGAGATTGATGTGTGGAGTGATGCCTGCTTTTACCCAGGTTTCAGCGTCATCTTTCTACTGCTTTTCTGTTTGTGTTTTTACCCTCACTTTTTTgtagttattttgtttttaattttgaatgatTTTGCAGCATCTAGTTTGTTTTGTATGCTTTTTCCCTCAATAAGTAAACATATCCAGATGTCAGTAGTGAGAATTTAAGTTCAGTTAGTTATGTATAAATCAAAACATTACAAAAGTTTTTAGGGTggaaattttatctgattttacatgttagatatgtataaaaacagACACACCCATAAAGCTGGTAAATGTCATGCTGTTTAAAGTTAATATTTACCagtattagatatatatatgaattcCATAACTCTGTGCTATGCGCTCTGGAACTGATGAGTGTTATATGGAAATTATTGCTTTCCTCAAATTGGGGCAAACAGACATTGTGCTGCAGAACCAACGGTCAGGTTAGCTGTTTGTCATCCTGCTGTCTTGAAGAATAAGGCAATATAAtgaaagtattatatatacatgtcgaTAATGTTGATATGCTTCTGTTGCAGGCCCTTGCTGAGAAGGAGGCTGGCAATGCTGCCTACAAGAGTAAGAAGTTCGAGGAGGCACTGCAGCACTATGATGCAGCCATTGAACTGGACCCAACAAACATTTCCTTCAGAACAAATACAGCAGGTACATCTTCAGGCTTATATGAAAACACTGTTGATATCAAGGTTGGCTCACAAGAGGCATACCATTTAAATTTCTAAAGGTACAGCATTTGTCTTTAGGTAGCTCATTAGGCTTAACATAAATGGCtctcaaaacaaaacaaaaaatatgctGATAATTTTTATTGGTGTTTAAAGAGTGAGTATTCAATACCTAGATCTGATTTATTAGTGGTAGGCCGATCatcgattataatcgataatTAATCGATTTGAAACATGGTTTCCCATTTTCCGGAATTAATCTCCGATATTGTATTCTTCATTAGTCAATGGGGTCCTGCAACTGCAAGCGCTTATTAGACTGGTTTTGTTGTATCACTAAAGCGTCTGACTGACCCATGCACGCTATACAAAATGGCAGACGAGTTTGCAGatgtaaataaagatatcagGAGTAGACGAAAGTCAATTCAAATGCAATACCTCTTCACTACACATGGTTAGAATATAGATAATTCATATGgtatttaattttaatacaTAGAAACATGATTATAAGTGTCAATAACTACAACAGTTGAATTTGAAGTGTGTAAAGTTATTTTGTAGTCCTGATTTCCACGaattaaatatcaatcaaaCACAAACTTGTAATATCTAATTCCGTGATCAAAGCAATGATCTGTCAGATTGAAATTTAGTCATCTTTGTTATTTCAATTAAAGCAGCAGACTGAACTTTTGATCAATTGGTTTGCTCCTGAATTCAATAAACAATGAAACAATGATGTTTACTAAATATCATTTGCATAACTAAGACACATTTAAGAAATTTATTTTCAGATTAAATCTGATTTTAAAAATCcaattataattgataattaatcgGATTAGGTCATCCAATTATCCTTATTAATCGATTGTGAAAACCTCATCCAATTCCCATCactatgatttatattaattttatcaattcttatcttattttaaaatgtaattggtgatatctgtacatgaagaatgtgttatatattacagcGGTGCATTTTGAACAAAAGGACTATGATAAGTGTATAGCAGTGTGTGAAGAAGCAGTTAATATTGGACGAGAAAATCGAGTGGACTACACATTGATAGCAAAGTAAGtttttctaaattttgataTCAGACCTTTAATTACTTATATTGTGTCGAATCAAATAAA
This DNA window, taken from Pecten maximus chromosome 3, xPecMax1.1, whole genome shotgun sequence, encodes the following:
- the LOC117323569 gene encoding stress-induced-phosphoprotein 1-like; its protein translation is MADVKEKVNELKLQGNKALEVGDFEEAIQKYTDAIALDPNNHVLYSNRSAALTKATRYLEALGDADKTLEIKPDWFKGYSRKGAALRYLNRYQEAVEVYEEGLKVVPDNQQLKDDMKEAKTHLTGPAGSQPIGNPFSGPDVMAKLEANPKTREYLKQPDYKMMIELLRQNPNSLQNFQDPRIITTLGVLMGFDLEAKMGDMDTSDDAEHDPKSSASPQSPQQMETNASPPSNKSKSSEQSSADSSVTQALAEKEAGNAAYKSKKFEEALQHYDAAIELDPTNISFRTNTAAVHFEQKDYDKCIAVCEEAVNIGRENRVDYTLIAKALARMGKAYLKKDDDTNALRYFQKALAEHRTPDVAKSIQEIEKRIKEKERLAFIDPEKSLEAKALGNQFFQKGDYPTAKKHYDEAIKRNPEDAKIYSNRAACYTKLMEFSLALKDAEMCIKLDPTFVKGYLRKGSVLQAMKEFSKAAAIYQKALEVDPKCEEASRGYREALMAEGGDPEAIRKRAMADPEVQQILADPAMQLILQQMQKEPDAVREHLKNPEVAKKIEKLLESGIIAIR